The following are from one region of the Streptomyces fradiae genome:
- a CDS encoding class I SAM-dependent methyltransferase, with product MVDNDALSATREAYDAAAHEYAALFRDSLRDSPLDRAMLSAFTEAVGATGADGDPGGGRVADLGCGPGHVTAHLAESGLTVFGVDASPAMIALARQAWPGLRFEVGSMGALDLADGTLAGILARWSLIHTPPAEVPAVLREFHRVLAPGGHLLLGFSATEGPSRPTQVFDHAVAPAYRWSPDHLAALLDETGMAEVARLVRAPQPTDRRQFQEVHLLARKDRT from the coding sequence ATGGTCGACAACGATGCCCTGAGTGCCACCCGCGAGGCCTATGACGCCGCCGCCCACGAATACGCGGCGCTGTTCCGCGACTCGCTGCGGGACAGTCCGCTGGACCGCGCGATGCTGAGCGCCTTCACCGAGGCGGTCGGGGCCACCGGCGCCGACGGCGACCCCGGCGGCGGGCGGGTCGCGGACCTCGGCTGCGGGCCCGGTCATGTCACCGCGCATCTGGCTGAGTCGGGGCTGACGGTGTTCGGCGTGGACGCCTCGCCCGCGATGATCGCGCTGGCCCGGCAGGCCTGGCCCGGGCTGCGGTTCGAGGTGGGCTCGATGGGCGCGCTCGACCTCGCCGACGGCACGCTCGCCGGCATCCTGGCGCGGTGGTCCCTCATCCACACACCCCCGGCGGAAGTCCCCGCCGTCCTGCGGGAGTTCCACCGCGTCCTGGCCCCCGGCGGCCACCTCCTCCTCGGCTTCTCGGCCACCGAGGGCCCCTCCCGCCCGACCCAGGTCTTCGACCACGCGGTCGCACCCGCCTACCGCTGGTCGCCCGACCACCTCGCCGCGCTGCTCGACGAGACCGGCATGGCCGAGGTCGCCCGCCTTGTACGGGCGCCCCAGCCCACCGACCGGCGCCAGTTCCAGGAGGTCCACCTGCTGGCCCGGAAGGACAGGACCTAG
- a CDS encoding DNRLRE domain-containing protein — protein MPSRKVTTVALVGVLATGTLAATALTSLAPTAAAAGITFTATADTYVDSQYPSVNYGTSTQLGVDNSPVKQMVLRFDVSGLTQPVTRAKLRIHVDDVAGAESGNGGTFRAMSTTSWSETSVTYNNRPPIDGATLGTLGSVARNTWYEVDVTSYVTGNGTYGIGVTSSSTNGADYDARETGATAPQLVIETGTTPTPTPTPTSTATTTPPPSGDPVLVGAGDIATSGSGDTATANLLDGISGTVFTTGDNAYPNGTASDFSTYYEPTWGRHKARTRPAPGNHDYNTSGASAYYGYFGANAGPSGQGYYSYDLGNWHVVSLNSEVSMSVGSAQEKWLRADLAAANKPCTVAYWHKPRWTSSSSHAPEPATGPLVQALYDYNAEVVLTGHNHQYERFAPQNPSGQLDTARGLRQFVAGMGGASLYGFGTIQPNSEARNNDTFGVLKLTLHSNGYDWQFVPQAGKTYNDSGSGTCH, from the coding sequence ATGCCCAGTCGCAAGGTCACCACGGTGGCCCTCGTCGGCGTACTGGCCACCGGCACCCTGGCCGCCACCGCCCTGACCTCGCTCGCGCCCACCGCCGCCGCGGCGGGCATCACGTTCACCGCGACCGCGGACACCTACGTCGACAGCCAGTACCCCTCCGTGAACTACGGCACCTCGACACAACTCGGGGTGGACAACAGCCCCGTGAAGCAGATGGTGCTGCGCTTCGACGTCTCCGGCCTGACCCAGCCGGTCACCCGCGCGAAGCTGCGGATCCATGTCGACGACGTGGCGGGCGCGGAGAGCGGCAACGGCGGCACGTTCCGCGCGATGTCCACCACCTCGTGGTCCGAGACCTCCGTGACCTACAACAACCGTCCGCCGATCGACGGCGCCACGCTCGGCACGCTCGGCTCGGTGGCCCGCAACACCTGGTACGAGGTCGACGTGACCTCGTACGTGACGGGCAACGGCACCTACGGCATCGGCGTCACCTCGTCGAGCACCAACGGCGCGGACTACGACGCGCGCGAAACCGGCGCCACCGCCCCGCAGTTGGTGATCGAGACGGGCACCACGCCCACGCCCACCCCGACGCCGACCAGCACCGCCACCACCACCCCGCCGCCGTCCGGCGACCCGGTCCTCGTCGGCGCCGGCGACATCGCCACCTCGGGGTCCGGCGACACCGCGACCGCGAACCTCCTCGACGGCATCTCCGGCACCGTCTTCACCACCGGCGACAACGCCTACCCCAATGGCACGGCCTCCGACTTCTCCACCTACTACGAGCCGACCTGGGGCCGCCACAAGGCGCGCACCCGGCCGGCGCCGGGCAACCACGACTACAACACCTCGGGCGCGTCGGCGTACTACGGCTACTTCGGCGCCAACGCGGGCCCGTCGGGCCAGGGTTACTACTCCTACGACCTCGGCAACTGGCACGTGGTGTCGCTGAACTCCGAGGTCTCGATGTCCGTCGGCTCGGCCCAGGAGAAGTGGCTGCGCGCCGACCTCGCCGCCGCCAACAAGCCCTGCACCGTGGCCTACTGGCACAAGCCGCGCTGGACCTCCAGCTCCAGCCACGCGCCCGAGCCCGCGACCGGCCCGCTGGTCCAGGCGCTGTACGACTACAACGCCGAGGTCGTCCTGACCGGCCACAACCACCAGTACGAGCGCTTCGCGCCGCAGAACCCGAGCGGCCAGCTCGACACCGCGCGCGGTCTGCGGCAGTTCGTCGCCGGCATGGGCGGCGCCTCCCTCTACGGCTTCGGCACCATCCAGCCGAACAGCGAGGCCCGCAACAACGACACCTTCGGCGTCCTGAAGCTCACCCTGCACAGCAACGGCTACGACTGGCAGTTCGTGCCGCAGGCGGGCAAGACGTACAACGACAGCGGCTCCGGCACCTGCCACTGA
- a CDS encoding MFS transporter, whose translation MYLSTIGRKELPADPQDPARRGRWKAVGGNVLALGTVSLVTDVSAEMVTAVLPLYLVLGLHLSPAAYGALDGLHTGATALLRLVGGYVADRVRRRKAVAGVGYGLSAFAKLGLVAAGGSLASIGLVVAADRAGKGLRTAPRDALITLSAPEASLGRAFGVHRAMDSVGAFAGPLVALAVLTAAGQSFDAVFVTSFCVAALGLLILFLFVRDHREARPPSGTVSPRAVGRLLRTAPVRRLVCAACLLGLATVGDGFVYLLLQRRESLSIGWFPLLAVGTSLSYLLLSAPIGALADRIGRLPVMLGGYGVLAAVYLLLHGPLDGPVLLGTVLFLYGLFYAATEGVLMALAGPVLPERLRTTGIALVQSGQALAYLGSSVLFGLAWQEWGGATASRWAAVAVVGVGVATAFLLRSSSPRSTDEQKGSPS comes from the coding sequence GTGTATCTCTCCACGATCGGCAGGAAGGAGCTGCCGGCCGACCCCCAGGACCCCGCCCGGCGGGGCCGCTGGAAGGCGGTCGGGGGCAATGTCCTCGCGCTCGGCACCGTCAGCCTGGTCACCGATGTCTCCGCCGAGATGGTCACGGCCGTCCTGCCGCTGTACCTCGTCCTCGGCCTGCACCTCAGCCCCGCCGCGTACGGCGCCCTCGACGGGCTCCACACCGGGGCCACCGCCCTGCTCAGGCTGGTCGGCGGCTATGTCGCCGACCGGGTCCGCCGGCGCAAGGCGGTCGCCGGAGTGGGTTACGGCCTGTCGGCGTTCGCCAAGCTCGGCCTGGTCGCCGCGGGCGGCTCCCTGGCGTCGATCGGCCTCGTCGTGGCCGCCGACCGGGCGGGCAAGGGGCTGCGCACCGCGCCCCGCGACGCCCTCATCACCCTCTCCGCGCCGGAGGCCTCGCTCGGCCGGGCGTTCGGGGTGCACCGCGCCATGGACAGCGTCGGCGCCTTCGCCGGCCCGCTCGTCGCCCTCGCCGTGCTCACCGCGGCCGGCCAGTCCTTCGACGCGGTCTTCGTCACCAGCTTCTGCGTGGCGGCGCTCGGCCTGCTGATCCTCTTCCTCTTCGTACGCGACCACCGCGAGGCCCGCCCGCCCTCGGGCACCGTCTCACCGCGCGCCGTCGGCCGGCTGCTGCGGACCGCTCCGGTCCGCCGTCTGGTGTGCGCCGCCTGTCTCCTCGGGCTCGCCACCGTCGGCGACGGCTTCGTGTATCTGCTGCTCCAGCGGCGCGAGTCGCTGTCCATCGGCTGGTTCCCGCTGCTCGCCGTCGGCACCAGCCTGTCGTACCTCCTGCTCTCCGCCCCGATCGGCGCGCTGGCCGACCGGATCGGGCGGCTGCCGGTGATGCTCGGCGGTTACGGGGTGCTCGCCGCGGTCTATCTGCTGCTGCACGGCCCGCTGGACGGCCCGGTGCTCCTCGGCACCGTCCTGTTCCTCTACGGGCTGTTCTACGCGGCCACGGAGGGCGTCCTGATGGCGCTCGCCGGCCCGGTCCTGCCGGAACGGCTGCGGACCACCGGCATCGCGCTCGTACAGAGCGGCCAGGCCCTGGCGTACCTCGGCTCGTCCGTCCTGTTCGGCCTCGCGTGGCAGGAGTGGGGCGGCGCGACGGCGAGCCGCTGGGCGGCGGTCGCCGTGGTGGGCGTCGGGGTGGCCACCGCGTTCCTGCTCCGCTCCTCGTCCCCGCGCTCCACGGACGAACAGAAGGGTTCCCCCTCATGA
- a CDS encoding TolB family protein — MTAPTQRTKLLVTALAAVLLASLAAIAVMVGRQNAVADAPAGAPDGARPQAAGAAGRPGDRLRVLSNGLLSTVSLADPSGPRTVTTTRCDRVYTAGGTTACLTPAGALSGPRLLVLDERQRTRRTVPLTGLPNRTRVSADGRMVAWTLFVGGDSYAGGGFSTRTGILDTRTGHVIPSLEEFAVFRDGRRHRAADINVWGVTFAADDNRFYATVSSAGRRSLVEGDIAARTLRTLADNVECPSLSPDGRRIAFKQAVGADPAKGWRLSVLDLATLRRTALAETRSVDDQAAWIDDATVAYALQRADGTDDVWTVPADGTGRPRVLVPGAASPAVLPAPGRGR; from the coding sequence ATGACCGCCCCCACGCAGCGGACGAAGCTCCTCGTCACCGCGCTCGCCGCCGTGCTCCTCGCGTCCCTGGCCGCGATCGCCGTGATGGTCGGCCGGCAGAACGCGGTCGCCGACGCCCCTGCCGGAGCCCCCGACGGCGCCCGGCCACAGGCCGCCGGTGCCGCCGGACGGCCCGGCGACCGGCTCCGCGTCCTCAGCAACGGCCTGCTCTCCACCGTCTCCCTCGCCGACCCGTCCGGGCCGCGCACGGTCACCACGACCCGCTGCGACCGGGTCTACACGGCGGGCGGCACCACCGCCTGTCTGACGCCCGCCGGCGCGCTCAGCGGCCCCCGGCTGCTCGTCCTCGACGAGCGGCAGCGGACCCGGCGCACCGTCCCGCTCACCGGTCTGCCCAACCGGACCAGGGTCTCGGCCGACGGCCGCATGGTCGCCTGGACGCTGTTCGTGGGCGGCGACTCGTACGCGGGCGGCGGCTTCTCCACCAGGACCGGCATCCTCGACACGCGCACCGGCCACGTCATCCCGTCCCTGGAGGAGTTCGCGGTCTTCCGTGACGGACGCCGCCACCGGGCGGCGGACATCAACGTCTGGGGCGTCACCTTCGCCGCCGACGACAACCGCTTCTACGCGACCGTCTCCAGCGCCGGCCGGCGCTCCCTGGTGGAGGGCGACATCGCGGCCCGTACCCTGCGCACCCTCGCGGACAACGTCGAGTGCCCGTCGCTGTCGCCCGACGGCCGGCGGATCGCCTTCAAGCAGGCCGTCGGCGCCGATCCGGCCAAGGGCTGGCGCCTGTCCGTCCTCGACCTCGCCACGCTGCGCCGCACCGCACTGGCCGAGACCCGGAGCGTGGACGACCAGGCGGCCTGGATCGACGACGCCACCGTCGCGTACGCCCTCCAGCGCGCCGACGGCACCGACGACGTCTGGACCGTCCCCGCCGACGGCACCGGCCGCCCGCGCGTCCTGGTCCCGGGCGCCGCCTCGCCCGCGGTCCTTCCGGCGCCGGGCCGAGGGCGCTGA
- the htpX gene encoding zinc metalloprotease HtpX produces MAGTRSSSRSRYAPDRGLATRMATTMFLIGLLYVVFVGVLLVLLRGSWPVILLITGVLFVGQFWFSDKIAALGMGAREVTREQAPELHGTVDRICALADMPKPKVAIAESDVPNAFATGRGEKTALVCVTTGLLRRLEPEELEGVLAHEMSHVAHRDVAVMTIASFLGVLAGMMTRVALYSGLGRSRDSTLGAAVILVPVVSAVVYVVSFLLTRVLSRYRELAADRAAALLTGRPSALASALTKVSGDMARIPTKDLRKAEPYNAFWFAPAFSSKESLSRLLSSHPTLEQRLEQLARISAQLGEA; encoded by the coding sequence ATGGCTGGCACACGGTCCTCGTCCCGCTCGCGCTACGCCCCGGACCGGGGGCTCGCGACGCGCATGGCGACGACGATGTTCCTGATCGGACTCCTCTACGTGGTCTTCGTCGGCGTCCTGCTCGTCCTGCTGCGCGGATCCTGGCCGGTCATCCTGCTGATCACGGGCGTGCTGTTCGTCGGGCAGTTCTGGTTCAGCGACAAGATCGCCGCGCTCGGGATGGGCGCGCGCGAGGTGACCCGTGAGCAGGCGCCGGAGCTGCACGGCACGGTGGACCGGATCTGCGCCCTCGCCGACATGCCGAAGCCGAAGGTGGCGATCGCCGAGAGCGACGTGCCGAACGCGTTCGCGACCGGGCGCGGCGAGAAGACCGCCCTGGTCTGCGTGACCACGGGCCTGCTGCGGCGGCTCGAGCCGGAGGAACTGGAGGGGGTGCTCGCGCACGAGATGTCGCACGTGGCGCACCGGGACGTCGCGGTCATGACGATCGCGTCCTTCCTCGGGGTGCTCGCCGGGATGATGACCCGGGTCGCGCTCTACAGCGGCCTGGGCCGCAGCCGGGACAGCACCCTGGGCGCCGCCGTGATCCTGGTGCCCGTGGTCAGCGCCGTCGTGTATGTGGTCAGCTTCCTGCTCACCCGGGTGCTGTCCCGCTACCGCGAGCTGGCCGCCGACCGGGCCGCCGCACTGCTCACCGGCCGGCCCTCGGCGCTGGCCTCCGCGCTCACCAAGGTGAGCGGCGATATGGCGCGGATCCCGACAAAGGACCTGCGCAAGGCGGAGCCGTACAACGCCTTCTGGTTCGCGCCCGCGTTCTCCTCGAAGGAGAGCCTGAGCCGGCTGCTCTCCAGCCACCCCACCCTGGAGCAGCGGCTCGAGCAGCTGGCGCGGATCTCGGCGCAGCTCGGCGAGGCGTGA
- a CDS encoding ABC transporter substrate-binding protein has product MPFAHPARALRSAALLVTGALLVAGCGTGGPDGSDPSGSAKSSVQGGAKGGYPITLENCGQRVTVTAPPRRAVALDQGSAEILLSLGLADRMVGTATWTDPVLKGLEKANASVPRLADRYPSFEKVLDTDPDFVSASFLYTLGKGGVAPRERFTQLGVPTYLSPTDCVDKDNSGDGDGVRTRPLTMETVYGEVRDLARVFGVPERGEKLIGDLKARVEKARAGADFKGASVLYWFSDSQGPYMAGCCGAPGIVSTTLGVRNVFDDTKEEWPQINWETVADRDPDVLVIADLTRKAQSAESAAKKIEFLESHPVTRNMTAVKAKRYVILSGQAMNPTVRTVEGVEKVAAALRSYGLAK; this is encoded by the coding sequence GTGCCCTTCGCACACCCCGCCCGTGCCCTTCGTTCCGCCGCGCTGCTGGTGACCGGGGCTTTGCTCGTCGCCGGCTGCGGCACCGGCGGCCCGGACGGCTCCGATCCGTCCGGGTCCGCCAAGTCCTCCGTACAGGGGGGTGCGAAGGGCGGCTATCCGATCACCCTGGAGAACTGCGGGCAGCGGGTCACGGTCACCGCGCCGCCGCGCCGGGCCGTGGCACTCGACCAGGGGTCGGCCGAGATCCTGCTCTCCCTCGGCCTCGCCGACCGGATGGTGGGCACGGCGACCTGGACGGACCCGGTACTGAAGGGCCTGGAGAAGGCGAACGCGTCCGTGCCCCGGCTCGCCGACCGCTACCCCTCCTTCGAGAAGGTGCTCGACACCGATCCGGACTTCGTCAGCGCCTCCTTCCTCTACACCCTCGGCAAGGGCGGCGTGGCGCCGCGCGAGCGCTTCACCCAACTCGGCGTCCCCACGTACCTCTCCCCCACCGACTGCGTCGACAAGGACAACAGCGGGGACGGCGACGGCGTGCGGACGCGCCCGCTGACGATGGAGACGGTGTACGGCGAAGTACGTGATCTGGCACGGGTGTTCGGCGTGCCGGAGCGCGGCGAGAAGCTGATCGGCGACCTTAAGGCGCGGGTCGAGAAGGCCCGCGCGGGCGCGGACTTCAAGGGCGCGTCCGTCCTCTACTGGTTCTCGGACTCGCAGGGTCCGTACATGGCGGGGTGCTGCGGTGCGCCCGGGATCGTCAGCACCACCCTCGGGGTGCGGAACGTCTTCGACGACACCAAGGAGGAGTGGCCGCAGATCAATTGGGAGACGGTCGCCGACCGCGACCCCGACGTCCTTGTGATCGCCGACCTGACGCGCAAGGCGCAGTCGGCGGAGAGCGCCGCGAAGAAGATCGAGTTCCTGGAGTCGCATCCGGTCACGAGGAACATGACGGCGGTGAAGGCGAAGCGGTACGTCATCCTCAGCGGCCAGGCGATGAACCCGACCGTCCGGACCGTCGAGGGCGTCGAGAAGGTCGCGGCCGCGCTGCGGTCGTACGGGCTCGCCAAGTGA
- a CDS encoding FecCD family ABC transporter permease — MSRVAALSGAGGLGLLCGSVAVAITIGPADISVADVWSVVLAHLGPGDTAVLSPIRDGIVWNLRLPRTLLAAVCGAGLAVCGAVMQSLLRNPLADPFVLGVSSGASTGAVAVVVLGVGGGAVSVTGGAFVGAVCSFALVLFLSHVLGGSTDRVVLAGVAAMQLFSALTSFVVMTAADAETTRGVLFWLLGSLAGAGWTDVAVCGAVLAAALLICGGYARTLDAFAFGEDAAASLGVSVARTRVVLLCVTALLTAALVASAGAIGFVGLVLPHAVRMLAGPGHTRLLPLTALAGAVFLVWADTLARTVLDPQEVPVGVVTSLVGVPAFVLVLYRARGTAR; from the coding sequence GTGAGCCGGGTCGCCGCCCTCTCGGGGGCGGGCGGACTGGGGCTGCTGTGCGGGTCGGTGGCCGTCGCGATCACGATCGGCCCGGCGGACATCTCCGTGGCCGATGTGTGGTCGGTCGTCCTCGCACACCTGGGCCCGGGGGACACGGCGGTGCTGAGCCCGATCCGGGACGGGATCGTGTGGAACCTGCGGCTGCCGCGTACGCTCCTCGCCGCCGTGTGCGGCGCGGGGCTCGCGGTCTGCGGTGCGGTGATGCAGTCGCTGCTGCGCAATCCGCTCGCCGATCCGTTCGTGCTCGGGGTGTCGTCGGGCGCCTCGACCGGCGCGGTCGCGGTCGTCGTCCTCGGGGTGGGCGGGGGCGCGGTGTCGGTGACCGGCGGCGCGTTCGTGGGCGCGGTGTGCTCCTTCGCGCTCGTCCTGTTCCTCAGCCATGTCCTGGGCGGGTCGACGGACCGGGTGGTGCTCGCCGGGGTGGCCGCGATGCAGCTGTTCTCGGCGCTGACGTCGTTCGTCGTGATGACGGCGGCGGACGCCGAGACGACGCGGGGCGTGCTGTTCTGGCTGCTCGGCTCGCTGGCCGGGGCGGGGTGGACGGATGTCGCGGTGTGCGGGGCCGTGCTCGCGGCGGCGCTGCTGATCTGCGGCGGGTATGCGCGGACCCTGGACGCCTTCGCGTTCGGCGAGGACGCGGCGGCCTCGCTCGGGGTGTCCGTGGCCCGGACCCGGGTGGTGCTGCTGTGCGTGACGGCGCTCCTGACGGCCGCGCTGGTCGCGTCGGCGGGGGCGATCGGCTTCGTCGGCCTGGTCCTGCCGCACGCGGTGCGGATGCTCGCCGGTCCCGGGCACACGCGGCTGCTGCCGCTGACGGCGCTGGCCGGCGCGGTGTTCCTGGTGTGGGCGGACACCCTGGCCCGTACCGTGCTCGATCCGCAGGAGGTGCCGGTGGGTGTGGTGACCTCGCTGGTGGGTGTGCCGGCGTTCGTCCTCGTCCTC